The stretch of DNA GACTTTGGACCGGCCCTGGACCTCGCCTCTCAGTTTACCCTTGGACCAGCACAGACAGGCTCCATCACTTTCAGGTATTCAGGGAAGGCTCCAAAGATTCGCTCAATGGTTTTGCACTAAGTTGTATTATTATTCTGCTTACAGTGTcagatatattttatttatgcattcacTGCATGTGGGTGTATCTATCTCCATTCAGtttgggggccatcactgcctcctgtgggagtgagtgccatagtttaactgtgctctTTGTTGAAGAAGTTCTCTGGCTCTTCCATCTTTCAGCGTCATTGGTCCTGTCTTCCTGTGAATTCCACCCACCAAACAGAAGAGCCCTAGTTCTCTTTGATTTCAGGGTGAAGGTTTTGCCTGTCAGGCACTCACAGCCTTTCCATAGGCTGTGGGTTCTTCCATCTTGCTTCTTTTGCTGTTTACTTATTCCGTGCCATCATCACCCACAATGCTTTTCCAAAGTACAAGGGGAAAGGTCCATTCCTGAGGGTCACATACTGTCTCAAATTCAATGCAAGGGTGGCCGCAGAAGGGGAGGTGGGCCAGATGAGGGGATAGGCACTGGCCTCATTTCCACATGCTTTGCCTGGCTATAGTTGGGTTGCTCCAAGATCTTTCTTCTCCACACCCCCAGAAAATCCATGGGTCATTTATCCCAGGGCCTGCGCTACTGAGCATCCATGGGTCATTTATGCCAGGGCCTGCGCTACTGAGAGGGATCCgaggcagctgtctcaggtggcagatttTGGATGCCACTAAAAGGCCGACCAGCTGTCCAGTTTGTTTGTCGACAGAGGCTACTCTTTTTGGTGCCAAAGGACCCTGACCTCACAGGCGTTTGCTCTCTGCCTCTCAAGAAAAAGGCGGCAATCTGGCAGGATCAAATAGATTCTGTTCtttcatgtgtgtgagagagtgtatcAAGAGACTTCTAATGCATTCTGTTCTCTTCTGTTGTGTTCCTGTTCCTGCTGTGTTATTGTATAtaatgttggaagcagcccagagtgactggggcaatcagccagattgaggaggaggaggaggaggaggagtgagtgTGTTGCCCACTTCAGTTGTTGGAAGCTTCCACAGGGAGACCTTGCTGTCTGTTTATGAAACTTTGTTTTTCATAAACTGCTTGGCTGATCAATAGGGCATAAAACAGCTGGTATGAGGTCATTATTTACTCTACAATTTCCAGCTCCTGCCATTGCCTagaactccttccttccttctctcctggCTTCCCATTTTTCACACCTTTTTTTGTGATAGTCAAGTTTCCTGTATATGATAGGCAGGTTTAAGACAGGTGAATTTTCACTTGTCTGTACCACTTCAGGTGGCCCATGGGGCTTACTGCATTGAATGTTCCTTTGCCCCAAAATAAAGGATTCCTGCATGTCGAAGACTAGCTCTTCAAGGCAGAAGGCTAGTCTAGAGTCCCATGTCTTTGAGGTGCTAGATTTCTATGCGCATATATGTTGAGGGGAGAGTTAGGAGGAACATTTGCTTTTatgaacccacccaccccacccccaaaaaatctgtgCAAAACAGTAGCATCCAGGCACAGGTGTGTTTATTGATCTATGTCTTTTAGCTTGCCCATTGTCCAAGGTGCTGCAGGAAGCATGCACTGATACCCCCCACCCATTTTACCTTcatgacagcagctgatgaagtggactgcagTCCATTAAACCTTACGACACAATAAATCTGTTTGGTCTCTAAGATCACACCAGATCCTTTGCTGTTTTTCCTGTGAGGTTGGGAGAGTGTAACTGGCCAATATTGGTGGTCTGCATCACTGGGTGGAGATTTGTGCGCAAGTTTCCCTAGCCCAACCCATTGTTCCCAGACCTGGCTGGGCACTGTATCTGCCTCACCACCATCTCTCACTCTCGGCAAACTGCAATGGCAGCAGACTGCAGGGTCAGGTAAGCACAACCCTATATAGCATTGTTTGCTACTGATCTGGCATTCAGTAGGTGTGCTTGTGAGATAGCAGTGGTTTGAATTCGCCCCCGGAGGTGTATTCCATGGTCTCTCAAGATAGATGGGTGCCAACTCCACTCAACAACCGTAGATGCAGAACACCCAGGGCAGACCCACTTGACAACATCACTGGCTACTTTCCCCAGGACTATTGAGACCTAATTATTTCAACAAGCATTTTGCTGTTTGAACTGCATGCAATTTGATTTGATGTTCTGGGTGTAGATGGTTCCATATGTGGCATCTTCCATCAGTTTTGTTATGTTGTCTTAGAGATGCTACATGTGCATTGCTTTGCTTCCAATTTGCAAcctatcatcattattattattattattattattataccaccctataccagaggtctttgttgttgttgtttagtcgtttagtcgtgtccgactcttcgtgaccccatggaccagagcacaccaggcactcctgtcttgcactgcctccctcagtttggtcaaactcatgttcgtagcttcgagaacactgtccaaccatctcgtcctctgtcgtccccttctccttgtgccctcaatctttcccaacatcagggtcttttccaaggattcttctcttctcttctcatgagaagataggtttgatcttcttgcagtccatgggactctcaagagtctcctccagcaccacaactcaaaagcatcaattcttcggcgctcagccttctttatggtccagctctcacttccatacatcactactgggaaaaccatagctttaactatacggacctttgtcggcaaggtgatgtctctgctttttaagatgctgtctaggtttgtcattgcttttctcccgagaagcaggcgtcttaggGTGGTTCATTTTAAAAgagtataggatgtcaatcagatcacccaaaggcctggttaaaaaggaacgtttttgcctggtgccgaaaggtgtgtgatgaaggcgccaggcgaacttccctggggagagcatcccacagtcggggagccactgcagaaaaggcccgttttcgtgttgccaccctctggacctctcaaggagggggcacatgaaagAGTGATTATTGCTCTTGGATAAGTAGGAGTGAGAAAGATTACTTGAAACTAAACAAATCTTCCACTTAAGTACTATTAAGCTGAGCTTGGTTATGGCTCTTGTGTTGTTGAGCTAATGTTCGTGCATTGCATTGTGCACTTGCTGCCCTTTCCTGAGGAAGACACTCCTGGTTAAGGGCGTTATTGACTGGGACTGGAGAGCTCAAGGGCTCTCGAAAACCAGGAGTTTGGCATTCTTCTCTGAGAGAGCTCCATACTTCCTGACCTTTAAGTGCTGGTATCTACCTTTATCCATGATGCATGAGTCTGTCTAATTGAAGCCTAGCCCCTGAAAATTGGTTTGTTCATTGAACATGCAAATAAATTACTTTCTGTGGGCTGAAACTCAAATTGACATTTTGCTTGGGATAAAGTCCCTCTTTAATTATGTAGAAGGGGCAGAAAACTATTAGTAACCTTGAATCAGAATGATTAAAAGTGAAGTCCTCCTTGCAGCTGGAATTAATTTTAATCAGGTTTCAGCTCTTTGTATTTCTTCGACTTGGTGAAGGTGTGCTCTTTTTCACAGATTTTCCCAGTATTTAATTTCTGGGCTATGGAAATAAATGGCATTTCATAATAGTGGCTGGGTGTGGGGTTTCAATGTCCTGGACACTACCATGATGAGTGAAACCAGAATACAGAGTTCCAAGAGTCACATCATACCTGATTTTATGCCAGCTTCATTGTCTAGGTGTTCACTCTCAAGCACAATTCATAGTGCTAGTGTTGACTCTGAAAGCCCTCAGTGGTCCTGCCCCTGTCTGGGTGAACCTGCCCCTGCTTTAAGGGTTATATTGGAGTCTTTGTTCTGCTTCCACTTCACTGTTAGAGGTACAGTGAGTGGACATTAGTGACGGAGCCTTTTTGGTGCTGGCACCAAGGTATTTGGGTGGAATGCTGTTCCTGGGAAGATCCATCaggcccttccccttcccctgtggGTACTCAAGACCAATCTGTTTGTGTCAGTGTTCTATTCTTAGGGGAATGTGGGAGGCTGCTTtttgctgagtcagaccaatggtccacttAGCTCAAACCAATGTTCCACTTAGCTtttgctgagtcagaccaatggtccacttAGCAGGGTTTCTTGGGATTGATGGGATTCTCCAGAGGGGTTGAAAGGGAGTAGAAAGGGGCTTAAGAAGTGAAAAGTTTGTgaaaaataatacagtatatCCAATAGGAACTATTTATGCTAATTAATATTATACTAATctttattgctgcattgcagggggttggactagatggccattgtgggtcccttccaaatctacaattttatgattctgtgtgatgggagggaattccaggggggtaggtgccaccacattAAAGGCCCAATTATTATATTGTGCAGAACGGACCTCCTAGTGAGAAGGCATCTGTACTGTAGGAGGAACTCCTGATTGTTCCCACTTGGTGCCCTGGGACAGGCTCCCCCAACCCCTTGACCCATGTGCCCTTCTGCTCTGCGGAGATGACATGCACAGGCCTAATTAATCTGACCGCCTCTCTGGCCTGTCTCTTTTGATTCCTATCTCTACACAGCAGGAGGGTGACAGATCCACAGTTTTACAAATGTTTGcttggagggaggaagaggaggcaagcTTTGTGAttttgtgccattttttttttaatacattgtGGGGCACAGATGTCCTTCCTTGAAGAAAATCGAAAGCTCATCAGGACCCCTGGTGTTTATCTCCAGAATCAGGCAGCAAGGCAGTAATCTGAAGCAGTGGAATTAATACAGCCGGATGTGTATTGTGTTTTAACTGTCACTTACTAAAGCGAAGTgaggggggtgagggagagagaatggGTTTCTGTTAATGGGACTATGGAGCTTGTGTGGTTTCACAGGGAAACACAGGGAACTAAACAGCTAATtttggttttgtccccatcctcttccctcccccacccccagctctacAAAGGCAACCCTGGAGTCTCATCTGCACCACACCGTTAAAGCCATATCGTGTGGCTTTCagaagttgtggcttcccccagaggATCCTGAGAACCGCAGCTTGTTAAGGACGCTGCTAAAAGCCTCCAttattcccttcccagagtttCCTTGGAAGGAGGATTGACTTTTAAttcactttgggaattgtagctccaagAGGGTGATAGGGGGTCTCTCACacttgggacacgggtggcgctgtggtgtaaaccgcagagcctagggcttgccgatcagaaggtcagcggttcgaatccccatgacggggtgagctcccgttgctcagttccagctcctgcccacttagcagttcgaaagcacatcaaagtgcaagtagataaataggtaccgctccagcgggaaggtaaacagtgtttccgtgcactgctctggttcgccagaagcggattaatcatgctggccacatgacccagaagctgtctgcggaaaaacaccagctccctcggccagtaaagcaagatgagtgccgcaaccccagagtcgtctgcgacctAATGGTCGGGAATACCTTAGCACCCTTAagaagctacatttcccagaattcttggtggaaagtgatatgatactgcttgaAATGTACAGTGCAGGTGTTGTCATGCGACAAAGACACATGGGAGCAGGGACAGCAAGGCAGGCTGTAACTGTCAAATCCCGAATGCCAAAGTGTAACTGTCAACTGCCATTCTAGGCTTGAGTATCCATCCAGTTCTGTGTAACCTGACAGTCATGAACATCTTTGCCTCTGTGTTTCTGAAACTATATTTTATGAAGAACAATGATTTAATAAAGTCTTCATTATTTAAACGAAGAACTCTGCTGAATTAATTGCCGCTGCGCGTCGGGTGTATAGTGAGACTAAGGAAAAGGAGGAGCCTGGGAACCTACAGGGTCACCTTGCTAGCCTGGTAGGCACTGGCTGAGCACAGGTTGAGCCCGGTGGGGCAGtattgcctctgaatgccagttgctggaaatcgcactgggaagggagagtgctcttgtgcttgaatcctgctatTGGTGGACTTCCCACTGGAATCTGGTCgtttgctgtgagaacaggaccctGGACTTGATGGGCAGTTGGCCTCATCCAACAGGGCTTTTTCTTAACATGCTTAGGGAAAACTATGCTGTCCTGAATCCAGTTTAAAGACAAAGAGCCTCGAGGAGGGAAGTCACCCATTCATAGTTAAGAAAATTTACAGAGGTCAATCCAATCTTTGGAGGAACTGTCCAGTCCAAGACCAGTGCAAAGAACCTTAAGAAGGGAAGACTGCTAGGGGTCTTTAAGGGGCCAATTGAGACTTTTATTTGGACATGAGGTTGGGTAGGCACACAGGTCACAATCTTTCctgctatggtgagatgtattatTGGATTCATGTTTCAACTAATAGCAATTATTCCCTGTTTCAATTAATAGCAATTGGCATCTATACATACATAAATCAGCATTTGCAAAATTTAGGCAAACATTTGTCCTGCTTCACCCTTGTTCTTTGGGTGATGCATGAGTTCAGAGATGGAAGGCtcgctttgcacacagaaggttcaAGGTTTTCACTCTCCAGTTAAAATGGCCTGTTGGCAGGTGGTGAGAGAGAGTTCTCTGCTTGGGAGGTAGGAGAAAAGTACTCTTTTGAATCCATGGCTTGTTCCTCACCCCTtaacaagggcgtagccaggatcaaaactaggggggggggcaagccatgatcattcaggggcggggccacaaagtgggaacgtgggcggggctacagggccagctggcctgacgacatcgtggtggcggcagcggcggcagcggccaccttgtgcttctggggctggcaacggcggcggctaccctgcttggctggagaggacgggagggtcgggcaggcaagagggggtgacagggtgggcgagggcaaggcaaggcacggccgcagtcacgacggctccgaggcgttgctgcatatcagcataatatttcaaccatgttgtgggttcaagccccaccttaggaaaaaattcctgcattgcagggggttggactagatgacccttgtggtcccttccgactacaattctatgattctattgatatatacccatagcatatgcatcattctgctttcttgaattgtcctactcctaggcatagcagccaactcctagaggcctaggtgcctcccccccccaattactagtaaataccgtatgtgaaagagtcatcccccccatgttgatgggctttctatgtggggcttatctgcccccccatattttattaagaatggaagagggagggaaggaaggaaggaagaaatagagagagggataactcatatttgtgggtgcctctgggtgacgctgtgatgctggaactctgcagcaagaggacgggagggtcgggcaggcgagagggggtggcagggcgggtgagggcgtgGGAAGGCACagcgcagtcacgacagctctgaggcgttgctgcatatcagcataatatttcaaccatgttttgggttcaagccccaccttgggggaaaaatcctgcattgcagggggttggactagatgacccttgtggtcccttccgactacaattctatgattccattgatatattaccatagcatatgcatcattctgctttcttgaattgtcctactcctaggcatagcagccaaatcctagaggcctaggtgcctcccccccccaattactggtaaataccgtatttgaaagagtcacccccccccattttgatgggctttctatgtggggcttatctgccccccccccagtattttattaaggatggaagagggagggaaggaaggaataatagagagagggatacctcatatttgtgggtgcctctggtgatgctgtgaagctggaactctgcagcaagaggatgggagggtcgggcaggggagagggggtggcagggcaggcgagggcgaggcaagacagggccgcagtctcgatggctccgaggcgttgctgcatatcagcataatatttcaaccatgttgtgggttcaagccccacattggggaaaaattcctgcattgcagggggttggactagatgacccttgtggtcccttccgactacaattctatgattctattgatatatagccatagcatatgcatcattctgctttcttgaattgtcctactcctaggcatagcagccaactcctagaggcctaggtgcctcccccccccaattactagtaaataccgtatgtgaaagagtcatcccccccatgttgatgggctttctatgtggggcttatctgcccccccatattttattaagaatggaagagggagggaaggaaggaaggaagaaatagagagagggataactcatatttgtgggtgcctctgggtgacgctgtgatgctggaactctgcagcaagaggacgggagggtcgggcaggcgagagggggtggcagggcgggtgagggcgtgGGAAGGCACagcgcagtcacgacagctctgaggcgttgctgcatatcagcataatatttcaaccatgttttgggttcaagccccaccttgggggaaaaatcctgcattgcagggggttggactagatgacccttgt from Zootoca vivipara chromosome Z, rZooViv1.1, whole genome shotgun sequence encodes:
- the HS6ST2 gene encoding heparan-sulfate 6-O-sulfotransferase 2 isoform X2, whose amino-acid sequence is MEERWHRGLAVLVMLLLFGGLVLQYVCPGSECQLRQRLAEAVPSALLARQAGQGGDPYRAEDESPPRFVSRLNFSEADLLRHVDFHIAGDDLIVFLHIQKTGGTTFGRHLVRNIQLEQPCECKAGQKKCTCLRPGKRETWLFSRFSTGWSCGLHADWTELTNCVPAVVDSKKDAKLRPTSFIGLTSCGFPRLWTGPGPRLSVYPWTSTDRLHHFQVFREGSKDSLNGFALSCIIILLTVSDIFYLCIHCMWVYLSPFSLGAITASCGSECHSLTVLFVEEVLWLFHLSASLVLSSCEFHPPNRRALVLFDFRVKVLPVRHSQPFHRLWVLPSCFFCCLLIPCHHHPQCFSKVQGERSIPEGHILSQIQCKGGRRRGGGPDEGIGTGLISTCFAWL